A genomic window from Halorubrum lacusprofundi ATCC 49239 includes:
- a CDS encoding polyprenyl synthetase family protein: MEYLERRVALAEDRLEAVIDEVEPDELSEEVGHVVLAGGKRVRPAVTILACEAFDGDPDAAVDFAAGIEFVHNASLVIDDIIDRSEVRRGTPSAWAEYGYGPAIIASDGLLGEAFALFSADPRAMRTVAEALVELGEGEATELAARPTTEAEYMELARRKTGALFRAAAELGAIAGGADSHAVDSFGEYAERVGVAFQMRDDVLDATADADDLGKPTGQDAEMDRPSVLQVTSLSPEEIDERAREQSELALAALDDADPPETEAIEYLRDLAEFVVVRER, encoded by the coding sequence ATGGAGTACCTGGAGCGCCGGGTCGCGCTGGCCGAGGACCGGCTGGAGGCCGTTATCGACGAGGTCGAGCCCGATGAGCTGTCCGAAGAGGTCGGCCACGTCGTCCTCGCCGGCGGCAAGCGGGTCCGCCCCGCCGTGACGATCCTCGCCTGCGAGGCGTTCGACGGCGACCCCGACGCAGCCGTCGACTTCGCGGCCGGGATCGAGTTCGTTCACAACGCGTCGCTCGTGATCGACGACATTATCGACCGATCTGAGGTGCGCCGCGGCACGCCGTCGGCGTGGGCTGAGTACGGCTACGGCCCGGCGATCATCGCCAGCGACGGACTCCTCGGCGAGGCGTTCGCGCTCTTCTCTGCCGACCCTCGCGCGATGCGGACCGTCGCCGAGGCGCTGGTCGAACTCGGGGAGGGCGAGGCCACCGAGCTGGCCGCCCGCCCCACCACCGAGGCGGAGTACATGGAGCTCGCCCGTCGGAAGACCGGCGCGCTGTTCCGAGCGGCCGCCGAGCTGGGCGCGATCGCCGGCGGTGCCGATTCCCACGCGGTCGACTCGTTCGGCGAGTACGCCGAGCGCGTCGGCGTCGCCTTCCAGATGCGCGACGACGTGCTCGACGCGACCGCGGACGCCGACGATCTCGGCAAACCGACAGGGCAGGACGCAGAGATGGACCGCCCCTCGGTCCTGCAGGTCACATCGCTGTCGCCGGAAGAAATCGACGAGCGGGCCCGCGAGCAGTCCGAACTCGCCTTAGCTGCACTCGACGACGCCGACCCGCCGGAGACGGAGGCGATCGAGTACCTTCGGGATCTCGCGGAGTTCGTCGTCGTCCGCGAGCGGTAG